CTCACAATTATTAGCTTAGGACATACAAACTGACATCCTCTGCTACTATAGCTAATATGATCAAAACTTCCAGAACACTTGTTTGTGATACCAAACTTCAAGTTTCAGGATTCAGACAGTCTTTTTATTTACCTCTTAATAGCAGCTTTGCCCTCCATCTTCACAGACTGATAGATttgtctctcttcctctgtaAGCGTAACATACTGAATAAGTACTTTACGCTCTGGTAACTCCAAAACAGGTTTTCCTTTAACTTTACTTATTTTAGTTCTTCTAAGGGTAATACTCTTAAGCAGCAACTGTAAACGCCTGAAAGTACACACATGGACCACTTATTAtttcattaacaaaaattaCCAATGGGTATTTTCTGTAGTTTACTGCATAAATATATGTTCTGCACAAAATCCAAGCCTAGCACTAAAATACAAGCCATTAATTTGCAACATGAAAGAACCGACAATATATGttaagtatttcagttttaaacttgaaaaattcatttttcacacTGCCCTCATAGCGTCAGTCACACCTTCCCACAAACTCTTTGGGAAGGCTTCATACCTAAGTCCTCCTGGAGTTCCCATTGCGACTGGACGCTGAATTGTTCTGTGCCACCACTCTCGATCAGTAAAAggtttcagttttaaaaaggaaataagagacCACAAATCCTTTACAGAATTCTGAATAGGAGTACCTacacaaaaagtaaataagcaaaaaaaagactgtaaaatcTCAAAGAGTCTAAAAATGCAGAGTTTTAGTCAAAGTGAAAACTCTATGCTTTTTCCAAACCATGAACAGCAGACAAGGATTCTCACAATTAGTTTGACCTGTTGttttatataatacatattatttttttaatttaaaatactaaaacgCACTCAAATATATGCAAGTGAGAGAAGTGCAGCTCTCAATGCTAGGAAGTCTTGGATGATAATCTTTTCACTCCATCCTTACTACCAGTAGCTACATCATTATCTTCTTGAAGTTAATGTTAAGAATCATGTTTGCATGGTCCCAGACAGTTTCTAGGATTGTGGCACATTTCAGAAACCTTCCAACATTCAGataaacaagaaagagaaaactccTAATCAATCCAACATGTCAGTACATGAACAGGTCCTTTTTGGTTGTATCTTCACTGAACCTGTGATGTcgaattttattttaaaatttgttgtcacaagcagaattaaaaaacaaaccaaaaaaacccagaagagataaaagaaaaacaaacacaacaaGCCTAAAACACCGACCAAAGACAAGcttaaaaacattcaaaataaatttgacatGGACAGACATCAGGCACATctcagaaaaagtgaaaacagcTACTTGAAAACACAAGGCGGTATTATTCTATGATGATATGCATTGCAATTCCTCATGTCAAATATTTTACCTGTAAGTACCCATCTTCTGTGTGCCTCTAGACTTAAGACAGCTTTAGTTTGCTGAGCATTTGGATTTCGTATAGTGTGTCCCTCATCCAATACAATTCTCAACCACTTGATTTTATGTAATGGGCTGTCATCTCCGATctgaaacacagtattttttgatcttttgactcaaatgaaaatatttcttttcaatttggATTAATTTAAGCTATTAATGTAACAACTTCACATCTAATAAtggaaagtatttatttacatcTTGTTTACTTCTCAGCAAAGAACAGTAAAACTAAGAATGAGGCATTAATTCTTTTAATGATTCCTGTAAAGGTCTATGAGTTTTCCTCAGACTTTATTGTGGAAGATGAACTACAGCAAAAGGAATCAAAGGAGAGGCTTCAACAACACAAAGATATGGAAGATAAATCAGAGTTTACAAAATCAAATAATGTTTACATTATACTTCAGGCTTTTAAAATGGCTGTGTTGTGTCTGTGGAAACATCACTTTTCAAATTATGTCTTATTTTGAATTATGAATTCATAGGCATATGATTTATTTGGTTGCAGCCTGTATAGAACACATCTTCCCTATGCGCCCCAAGAGCTATGGAACCATGCTTTTACCTCAAGAATTTGATACAGAAAAGTAGAAATGGGGGTCTCATGCCACTGAGAACTGTAGGAATCTACACACTTCACACACTTCTCTATCCTTAAGATGTCTCTTCCTAAAGATGTCGTCATTACAGCAAAGCCATTTTCTCCACAGAAGCAGCCAAAGAACACCACTGGTTACCACAGCAAACTTGCTGGAAAGCGTGTAAAGCAGACCTACAGCTATACCCTTTGGATCGCCCAGCAAAACAGCACTCAAATACGCTGCCATCATTATCCCAAATGCTGGGTATTTTCACAGAACACTTTCACATTTACTTACTCCGTAATCAGCAGCTAAAATGTTATAGGTTGTCAGTACCACATCTTGTTCTGAAAGAATTGCTGGGTCTTTGTTACGGTGAGAAccataataaatataaatatttagatgAAAATCTTGGCAGGTATGTTGTTCAAACTGGTCCTGAAAGGAAAGTCACCATGACACACTCAAAAGATACTGTGTCACtacattattattataataaaattCCTGAAAGTTGGCTTAAGTAATAACCACTTCCCCTAGCACTCAGATCACAGAATGGATAGGGCTGGAAGGTCTGGAGctcacctagtccaaccccctgctcagcagggtcacctagagcatgttagacagggttgcatccaggtaggttttgagtatctccagagaaggagactccacagcctctctgggcaacctgttccagtgcagATTTTCTACATCTGCTTATGTAACAAGAGCAGTATCGGTTTATTTTTACCTGTCTTCCCAAGTGACAAGAGGGATGAGGAATATTCATCTCAGTTACTAGTAACACACACAGTGTAACATACTGATAACTACATTTCtactttttgtaaaatattaattcatatCCTGATGGTATATGTACTTCAAAATCTACTGTTCCTCCCGAACTGTAATGGGAGAGCTTCTGTattctttctcactttttaCCTTCTTCTCTTCGTGGTTCATTCTCTTACTACTCATTTACAATTTCTCCCACTACTGGGTTAACCATCTTAGGTTTTTAGCTTTTTgccataaaaattaaatgcagtatTACAATGCAGTACTTATCTCCAGGCTGCACAACAATGCAATTCGTGATACAATGTACCATAAACAGCTGCATGACTGTCAGCAAAGTCTTAAATAACACACGGCTTATATTCCTTACACTTGTTCTCTCAAGCTCTCGGTATATGGTAATTATTGGACATaccatttttaaatacttaattcagtttcaagtaaataaaaagaataatttttgaaaCTATTTATAGTTTCCTGCTTGACTGTATGATTTGAATTTTTTACTTACagtctaaaattaaaattttgctgccttttcttaTTAATGTTATAACCACAGGTAGCAAGGACTTCCAGataaaacataatttgaaaGTTAAAGTATCCCCTTAATATTTTCACTCAAAATGgtatgaaagcaaaaaaactgTAACTTATGCAGAAACAGAGCGAAAAAGGGCCCCTCAGTCTCTTCCCCCAGCAGATCTACTTTCACAAAGAGTAGAATCATCAAATTACTGTACATCTCTAATAGATTAGTTACACGCATTACCAATAAACGGTAACTTCATTTTGAGCATGCAAGAAATAGGACATGTCTCCTGCATGTCCCCGCTTCCTTCCCCAGTTTAAGGAGATAGATCAGCTCACAACAAAGTTTCAGAAGTGCCAGTCTGCCTAGCCAGAAGCAGGGAATGGAAAGGGAGCTCTTTCTCTTTCATAGTAGTAAGCTCATTGGAATGGCACGTGGAATAGTAAACTTGTGGAACTGCACTGTTAATACAATACTACTTCATTTCTACAATTTCTCTCAAATATGTCTCCCTTGTGAAAGGAGCtctattttatgaaaaaggaaaaccacGACATTTTACCAGCAGTGCTACCTCTGCAGCatcaaaataacatttacacATTAGAAGACCATAGAACCTACAATCCAGTTGCTTAGGACAGACAGTGGACATATAATCAGAGTTGTTCTGGAGCCGTcttcagagtattttttctCAGATGATGGAATGCTAGCGGTACCTGAGAAAATAGAAGTCACATTTAATAACAGTCCACCTCAAAGCACAGTAGAAGCTCATAGAACCTGCACAGTTCCCTGAAGTTctgtttgtatttcttaatCTGAACAGTATCAAAGCAATTCATAACAAAATATGCTTCATTTATAAAGTGGCATCTATACAGTATTTCAGCTTCAAGTAATACTCAGAAATTAATATGCtctgtttatttcttcattacccttcctctttgtttttctttttaaaggagtAGGCGATGCTACAAGAACAGATCCAAAGCCTGTATCTTCTGGAACAACACAAGAAGTTGCtgcaaagaacaaacaaacataaGAAGTTTTCACACCATGTGTAtgcaagcatttatttttatgacgCATTTCATATATTCAAATGTGTTAACCAAACAAATTACTTTTCCTCTCCAATACAGTAAGATAGCGTGCATAAATATAGCTTCTAATACAATTCCTTACTTCAGGCtatgaattttcagaatttcatttaCCAATCATTACAACAGTAGTTTAGCACAGGTTTTGCCCCAAGTACTTTAAACCTAAACTTACTGCTCACGGAAGATTACCTGTAAcccttaattttctttcatgcaaGATACTTAGTTCAACAAATGACATGTTCTTGCCTTTTCAAGACCACAATTTAGGCATTTACCTCAAAAGGTACACTTAaattttttgaatgtttctcCAGTTCTAGTGCCCTGGTAACATCTTTGTCAAATCATAAAAATCTAATTCAATTTTTCACTACTTATTTTGCTAAGTAGTGAAGTTTAAGTTCATAGCTTGTCACAGCtaaagaaacaattaaaatacGTAAGACAAATGGTTATTTGTAAAATTTTCTGCTTAAAGTTTTCattgaataaaaaatacaattaagaaGTTTCCTTAACTTCTTTTCCAGTTAGTTGGAAATCCTTCTCAATGTTGggtgaaaaaaggaagaggttGTGTCACAGTAATTAAGGCTtgacactttttaaatttttttgacGATTAGGATAAAAATAGAATTCCCTGGAACTTACTTTCTGTTTGCAGTGGTAGACATTCTTCAGACTCTCCCAAGTCACTGCTTCTTGAATATCTGGGTTTCTTGGCTTTACCGCTAAGATAGCaacattaaagagaaaaacaagaaattttaCTACTACTTGAATTTAGATAGTAAGTCTCAAAAGCATGAACAAATACAAAGCAAACTAATTTGTTGTTGCAAATAACAGACCATAAcgatttgaaaattttctttttaaagggaggcagaaaaaaaagggaatcaAAAAACCAGTGTGGTGGGGTGAATGATGCTCATACAAATTAGTACAGATCATCATTGAAATTCACATTTATTACAAGAAGAACAAGCTAGCACAATGGGAAAATTCAAACATACTAGAATGCTTCACAGCTTCATCAGCTTGTGTCTTTCTGACAGAAGCATACCTGTGAAGTATTTTctaatcatgaaaaaaaatgatggatgttaaaaggaaaagattactCCAGAACAATTTTTTCAGATAATACACACTGATGTTTAAGACTcctttgctgctgaaggagaTATCCGAGTCATAAATGCTGCTTAGAgtaagttaatttttaaaaagtatgtcCAAAAGCACAACATACAGATAGAACAGTTAAATATAAGCATAAGTATAAAATATTGaatgaggaagagagagagcaggaacACGTTTTTGGCTATGCTTAATCAAAAACAAGTACAACCAACCATTTTTAACAAATCATCAAAAAGACAAAGATCATTCCAGGTATCTACCTTTTCAGATGGCAACTTGAGAATTTCAATGGAACAGTTCTAAGGTTTTTTACATCAGAAACTCCAGATTCCACTGTACTGCTAGATTCTGTAAGAAATAGCAAAGATCCTTCATACAGAACcataattatgaaaaaaacGTGCATATTCTTCAGCTTGGTTATCAAAACAGCTTAAGAGTAACTTGATCAACAAAAGACTTTCATTAAGACAAGCTGAATTGTTCTGCACATAATGAATGTTACTGAGATCACAAATGAAAAACgaaagtacttttaaaaaaacgTTAATAATTTGCAAAGTCATAAAAAGTGTACCGAGTTTGCAGGTGGTCAGAAACCAAACTGTCAAGAAAAGAGCATGCAAAATGCAAGCATTGTACTGATAACAAGAAGGGTCCCAATAAAGTTCTACCAACAGTTCTAAATAATGCTAAGTAGGAAAGGTTTTTTAATGTTGAAGTCTCAATAATTAGGGATTTCTGCATTGCCTAACACAAAAATCAATCACAAGACAAAAAGGCATGATCAGAAGTGCACGCATATAGTTTACACGCatacaaaaaagttttttttttttttttttaattaatgtctTATTGGCTGAAGGACAAAATCTCACTTCTGCACTCAGCCAAAATAGCACACAGGAAGCAAAcgcaaaaagaaaacatattaagGCAGAGCTGATACTGAAACTGAGAGAATAACACTTGCAGAAAGAATTTTGCTGTAACTCAGTTATAGCTCCTGGATCTGATAACATACTCCAATGTGTAGGTTTCTCACAAGCCACTTTATCTTCCTATATGTCAATtgaaacatctttaaaatacatgttttaaataCTTCTCTGAGATACTTAGCTTGTAAAAAGTTTTTACACACTTGTGAAATCAGACCGGTATTGCAATCCTAGAACTGACCACAGGGTAAGAGTTCCTCAGGTAACTACATTAATTATCATGTAAACACTACTGGTCTCTTCACAGTTTACTGTCACCTTTACGTAGTTTGGGTCCAATGTTCTTCATGCTAGTAGCACCAGATTCCTAAGGAGGAATGGAAACTTTTATTCTTCAATGCAGCAACAGGACATAATGCCAGTAACACCATTACACTACCCATCCCTTAATTAATTACTGctctgaaacatgaaaaactAGTTCAGTGCTATGCAGCTAGATCATTTAAAAGTTGTGGAAGAAGTTACACTTTTTCTTAGTAGCCACATACACAGTTCAAATGAAACTACAGAAAggcagaagggaggaaaaaaaacaggctacACAGCTGCcctagaaagaaaatacaccaGTAACATTTCCCCCCTTAACACTCTGAGGTCAACTATAAAACATTATTGTGTTAAATTTAGGCAAGTATGttagaaaaggaagtgaaaatcTCAGCCATAATACTGTAAGGGAATACTGTGTAATAAATCAGATAATCCCAGTATTTAGCTTATTTCACTGTCCTGCAAATCATATAGAAAGGGGAACGTAGCAAAGCAGACACTTGAACTAGACTACGTAAGAGCCTGCACACTtgtgttttcaattttttgtaGTTTCCCTTCCCTTTTGTAGTTTTCCCTATAATTCCCTTTACAACATTAACAAcctaatatttttccttcaaagtttCTGAGTTCATTCTTCCTTGGAGTATAAGCAAACTCGCGCTCTAAGATAACACAAATCTACAGCTCAGTCATGCACTGTAAAATAACATACCCTACCTACTGGCAACGAATCTATCCTATTCTTCCTAGTTGACCTACTTGGATAACATTATGTATAGCAAGTATAAAAAGTTCACAGTATAGGAAGTTACATTAGgcactttttaaattaactgcTTAACTGCTAAATTAACTGTGAagcattcttttcctttcatctcaCCTCATAAGATTTATCACTTGTGATCTTTTCAACAGGAAGAGGCTTGCCATCTTGAAAATTTGTGAGAATCAATGCAATAGTAGTAAGCGTTTTACCCTGCATAATATAAAATGTCATATATTCCATggatttaagggaaaaaaaaaaaacacatacacaacttgtataaaaaaaattcaaacttgataaatatttttaccaaTCCCATATCGTCAGCTAGTATTCCTCCAAGGACATTTTTTGGTCGCTCCTTTACGGCAAAATTTGTAAGTATATTGtaatagaaattatttctctcttcccaaAATGGTGGCAAATCATTACTGTTCTCCCGTGAAATCATCCAAGCTAAAGCCTGCTTTTGATGGGGAAGCAACAAGGTTCCAACAGCCTGTAAATTAAAGAGACATGTTATACCGTACTACCattttcgggggggggggggggggaaatcattttaaaaattcttttttttatctactAAAATCTTGACTGATCCAAGCAATTCATGCGACTAGATGACAGAACTAAACATGTACCTGCTTGAGAataagtttttatatttttatagaaaatgcTTAAGTAATACCTCTGCTCCTTCCATTTCACAAGTTTTATCATCTTCCTTCAGATCCTCAAACAATTtgtcaaattcatttttaagctgtacaaatgaataaaaaaaatgcaattaaaacatGGTATCACTAAACATTCAATGACTCTATACCTGGTAATAAGTATGGATAGTTCCACCACTGAAGACCTAAGCTGCTGGACTATGTTTTATTGAAATGGCAGACAAATGAGTTGTGAGTGACTGCAATATAAAATTaagttcagtttttctgagaTACACATAGGCAAATAAAAGCAAGCGCCGCATCCCTATATAATACTCAGTACAGAAATTAATTCActctaatttgaaaaaaaaatcttcacagatCACTTTTGCCCTAATTTTAAGATGAATTTTGTGagtctctttttattttacatttgagaAAGTGAGAATACTTGCTATCTGGTAAAAcactgagacagaaaaataaaaatacacaaccACACTCACATACAAGGAACTGATAAACAATCAAAACCTCCCAAAACCTGTCAAGGGACTCAAGACTGTCACAGCTGAAATTTCTGCTTACagtataagaaagaaaaagttcagaAGTTCAATATGACTGTGACCTTTAAAGCAACTTCGTGGctcaaagacaagaaaaaaagtatttaactgCTTAAAGAGAGAGCCTTCCACTTCACAAGTagcattttattaataaagagtTAAAAGGACAACACTGTTAAAATACTACCTTCCTAGCATTTGCAATGTAAGTATAAAAAGCAAACCTGTTCAGTTGTCAGGTGCACAGCAGCATGAATTGGAGCACTGTAACTTGGTCCAGTTTTTCCAGAAATCCACTTTGATCCAAAACCACATTCTGAACCTACTTGTCgttaaaaacacagtattttgaaaaaggtATGAAGGCAATCTTCACTGGATCATGGGCAACAGGGCTGATCACAGGCACTATAAAACACCTGTCCAGTATCTTTTCCCATTTGTCTTTTAGTCTCAGTTTACCCTTTACTTACTATGGGCTACAAAGGCATTCAACAAAGCCTCCTAAGTCTCAGAGGCAATGAGCTATGGGTTGGGGTCCTTTGAGATGgcatctctttttcttaaatattattcTGCTGTATAAAAGTTGACTTGCTCAGATGACTGATaacacaaaatgctttttattccaAACTCTATTTATCTTTAGCAATGCACAATAGAACCTAAAAGATAGCAACTGAAAGCTTGTTTTACATTAACATATACATTAATcatgaaaactgattttttcacCAAATGTTTACTCCtattaataatgaaaattgCTGTAActcaacatttttaatatacaagAACTGTGTTCTTTAGAACTCATGTGATGACATAGTTCTGAAAACTGGCATAAGGAGCTGACAATTTTAAGGTAAGTCCAAAGCTATGCCCTTGACAAATTAACCATACACACATACCTCAAGAATGTAAACAAAACTGCAGAGCCCCAGACAACGCATGGCAATACAATCCAGCAACcacaagaaatcaaaatatgaaacaaagcTTTCTTAATACCTGACAAATACCAAGGCATATCTATCACCCTAAGTTGCACCACTTATGCCTTTCAATCCTTACTCCACTGTTTGGCCCCTTAGGGGAGTAAGAGTTTAAGGACACATGGGCATAGACAGTTTTGAGATAACTAAGGAGATGACGACCCCTAACAAATTGACAAAGGGTAATCAGTTGCCCCTAAAATGATTACCAGTATCAGTGAGTCTGAGCTCTACTAGAGAAAACTAGTGGTATTTCCTGCCTCACTGAGATAACCGTATTTCCCTCTGCACCCACTTTTACTCCTGATTACTGCTATAACCTCCACAAAGCCTGCTTCCAGGAGCACAGGTGCTTTTGTATAAAGCTGGCACTGCAAAGCACCAGCTCTGCTAAGCTTATTCATTTACGCACCACACCTCATCTGTAATTTGCTCACACCTCCAGCAGGATACATGTTCTAGCACTAACTGCTAACAGTAGCACTGTCCCAGAAACCTCACTGCATGAAAGgatcttttctatttcaaaaaaaaaaaaaaaaaaaaaaaaaaagaaaaaaaaaaaaagaaaagaaagaaaagaaaaatccaaacctagagaaatgcagagaaatcttactgttttaacttaaacaatgtatttttgagGTAGCTCAAATGCCTCTCCAGTTGCTGGtagctattttaaaagataggATACAAAAGCACAGTTTCTCTGAATCTCAAAATTAATAGCTGTGAGCTCGGCATTTTTCCccaattaaattttaaaagttttacgAATGACAACACTATTACAAACATCAAGCCCTTAAGCACTTGTTCCAACCAGCAGGAAATTCAACTTCAAtatcttaaaaagtaaaagttcAAGACTTACCTTTCAAAGGAGGAGCCAATTTAAATCCATGCATTTTTAGTCGATCTAGCACAgcttccttgttttcttctcttccccaaaaACTCATTTGTACAGGCATGGTAAAGACATTTTTTGCTCCATAAGGGACAACCCTGttaaaaatcagagaaacaatacaaaacactacattaatctttaattttttaaatcttttataatgaacttttttttttcagtaaaaggtATTCCaaagtgtttattttcagcaaaagatAGTTTTCCAGACAAGCTTATGCAGCATGTGTCCTAAAGTCTTTTACAGAAGCTACCACATCTAGTTTAAGAGTTCCACAATGACCTTTCTTTCAGGAATTTGCTCCCACTACGATCTCTGAATTTTATCATATATGCAAAAGAATGAACTGTAATGTAAGTAGTTCAAGAGAGTAGTAAAGAGTAGTAAAGAGCCTGAAAACATGAAGTTTTAATCATATTGCTGTGAGCTGTCATTTCTGCCAAAAGAGGATAATTATaatagttttctgaaaatgccaGTAGAGTAGAGCAATAGAATGCTTCCATTACTTTATAATTCATGGAACTGAAAGTGTGATTTGTCCACTTACCCTTCAACTACTGCTAGTTTGTTGTCCATAATGCCTGCCAATGCTGCTGCTagttcttttttaatatgtcCTACTTGGTCTCCATTCACATTATTTactttcactgcatttttatcATAAGGATTATTAGGCTCCCTCTGCAGTGCAACCATTTCATTGTTATTAacctaacaaaaacaaaaccccaaaacaactCATTAAGGTGCAAATTATTTGCAGAAGTacttaaaacacatttatttaaatgtccTGAAGCTTAAAGTTAATTTGGCATAGCATTCTGTTCAGTCACTGTAATAATCTAACACTTATTCAAAATACCAAAAGCATTACAAAAGAATGATCTGATGTCAGCAATTTAGAAAATACTCCTGAGAGCAAGAACTATATCCGACACCAACATAACAGATGAGTGTAAGTCTCGTAAAACCTTTTCTGTAAAGAAGCATCCCTTTATGTCAGTCCGAACAGTTCAAAGACTTATGTAATTACTTGTTTTCAATCATCTTCATTTGAGTCAGAGGATCAGCCGATTTACGAAATAACTAAATCATATTTGAAAGAGAGTTACTGcaattgtattttgaaaaataaactagttTTAGATTATACATTTCCCGTGAAGAATTTTGAATACAGtaagttgggaaaaaaaatctaacactACACAGTcaaaaattctgtgaaattttgaaatttaattaaagGTCTTTTCTGAAGTTGGCAACgctttgttctgctttattaTTTATCATGCACTTACAACCCCTGTGTAGTATCGTAATCCAACGATACTTCCTCGCAAAGTTCCATATAAGATAGCTGAATCTGTATCCTCTTCATCTGTTCCAGAAGTGTCACCTCTAGAGAAGCCTTCTAACTTAAGACTGGAGCAAAACTCAGAAGAGGAATTATGAGAATAGTTTCTCTCTTCCATGTAGAAGTTATGTGGCGAGCATTCCCACGTAAAACCTCTGCAGAAAGACACAATGTGAATTATTCGACAATAACTTAAT
This Rhea pennata isolate bPtePen1 chromosome 9, bPtePen1.pri, whole genome shotgun sequence DNA region includes the following protein-coding sequences:
- the HLTF gene encoding helicase-like transcription factor isoform X1, translated to MSWRVPKGFTWECSPHNFYMEERNYSHNSSSEFCSSLKLEGFSRGDTSGTDEEDTDSAILYGTLRGSIVGLRYYTGVVNNNEMVALQREPNNPYDKNAVKVNNVNGDQVGHIKKELAAALAGIMDNKLAVVEGVVPYGAKNVFTMPVQMSFWGREENKEAVLDRLKMHGFKLAPPLKVGSECGFGSKWISGKTGPSYSAPIHAAVHLTTEQLKNEFDKLFEDLKEDDKTCEMEGAEAVGTLLLPHQKQALAWMISRENSNDLPPFWEERNNFYYNILTNFAVKERPKNVLGGILADDMGLGKTLTTIALILTNFQDGKPLPVEKITSDKSYEESGATSMKNIGPKLRKESSSTVESGVSDVKNLRTVPLKFSSCHLKSGKAKKPRYSRSSDLGESEECLPLQTETTSCVVPEDTGFGSVLVASPTPLKRKTKRKGTASIPSSEKKYSEDGSRTTLIICPLSVLSNWIDQFEQHTCQDFHLNIYIYYGSHRNKDPAILSEQDVVLTTYNILAADYGIGDDSPLHKIKWLRIVLDEGHTIRNPNAQQTKAVLSLEAHRRWVLTGTPIQNSVKDLWSLISFLKLKPFTDREWWHRTIQRPVAMGTPGGLRRLQLLLKSITLRRTKISKVKGKPVLELPERKVLIQYVTLTEEERQIYQSVKMEGKAAIKRFFNEGTVLAHYADILGVLLRLRQLCCHLRLCTNASSSFSTAGNNTPEELRQMLVDKMKLVLNSGSDEECAVCLESLTFPVITHCAHVFCKPCIYEVIRSEQPNASCPLCRNELRVEHLVECPVEEELDSSNGKKGDQEWVSSSKINALMHALIELRKENPATKCLIVSQFTTFLSLIENPLKKSGFLFTRLDGSMTQKKRVEAIHCFQSSQAGSPTIMLLSLKAGGVGLNLTAASRVFLMDPAWNPAAEDQCFDRCHRLGQKYSVVITKFIVKDSVEENMLKIQNKKRELAAGAFATKKPSASEIKQTKINEVKTLIDL